A window from Gossypium raimondii isolate GPD5lz chromosome 7, ASM2569854v1, whole genome shotgun sequence encodes these proteins:
- the LOC105800133 gene encoding uncharacterized protein LOC105800133, protein MLRLRSRGTSFLGSVDVPSLKRKALNSWAAVQDTYFSTKDTFERHKVVFTVGTSIASVATAWFGYSLRHYHESKVDQRLESIENTMRNSHHLEHADFKKLVDPGHSRAAAWVATAGTALIVGYGLGWRGGTWYANRKFGREQLKLLGQIKPKRWQLLGQMKPRGWQFRFLRSSPRCRGPESASKTSGTMLKSAPTSCESVESHQ, encoded by the exons ATGCTGCGATTAAGAAGCAGAGGCACCTCCTTTCTGGGTTCAGTAGATGTTCCCAGTTTGAAGCGAAAAGCCCTTAATTCTTGGGCTGCTGTTCAAGATACCTACTTCTCCACCAAG GATACATTTGAGAGGCATAAGGTGGTATTTACAGTAGGAACTTCTATAGCTTCGGTTGCTACTGCATGGTTTG GATACTCTTTACGGCattatcatgaatcaaaagtaGATCAAAGGCTTGAATCAATTGAGAACACC ATGAGAAACAGTCATCATCTCGAGCATGCAGACTTCAAAAAACTTGTTGACCCAGGACATTCCAGAGCTGCTGCTTGGGTTGCCACGGCTGGTACTGCTCTCATTGTTGG ATATGGCTTGGGTTGGCGAGGTGGAACGTGGTATGCAAATAGAAAGTTCGGAAGGGAGCAGTTGAAACTACTAGGGCAGATAAAACCTAAAAGGTGGCAATTGCTCGGACAAATGAAACCTCGAGGTTGGCAATTCCGTTTCCTTAGATCATCACCAAGATGCCGAGGGCCAGAAAGTGCTTCAAAAACATCTGGAACAATGCTAAAGAGCGCTCCCACCTCATGTGAATCCGTGGAATCCCATCAATAA